The Acidobacteriota bacterium genome segment ACCTGTCGCGGAGCGGCAGCGCCGGCCGCATGCAGTGGCTTCGCGAGGAGTTGGGCACGGCGGCCGTCGACCTGGTTCGTGTGAGCGTGACCGATGCCGACGCGGTTGCGGCGTGCTGTCGCGACAGCGATCTCGTCGTCCATCTCGCCGGGCAGGTGGCCGTGACCGATTCGATGCGCGACCCGCGGCACGACTTCGAGGTCAACGCGCTCGGCACGCTGAACGTACTCGAAGGACTGCGGCGACACGCCCCCCGCGCACGGCTGGTGCACGCCAGTACGAACAAGGTGTACGGCGCGCTCGCCCGGTGTCCCGTCGAGGAGGCAGCCACGCGATACGTGCTGTCGACGCGGCCTCACGGCATCGACGAGTCGGAACCGCTCGACCCGCAGACGCCGTACGCCTGTTCGAACGCGGCGGCTGACCAGTACGTGCGCGACTATGCCAGGCTCTACGGCCTGCGTGCGGTGGTCTTTCGTCAGAGCTGCATCTACGGACCAGGACAGTTCGGCTCGGAGGATCAGGGGTGGGTGGCGTGGTTGATGCGCGCCGCGCTGCGCGGCGACGAAGTGCGCATCTTCGGCGACGGCAAACAGGTACGCGACCTGCTCTACGTGGACGACCTGCTCGACGCCTTCGACCTGGCGATGCAGCGTGTCGACCGCACTGCCGGACGTGCGTACAACGTCGGAGGTGGTCCCGGCACGTCATCCAGTATCTGGCACGAGTTCAGAGGTCAGCTTGCTGACGTGACGGGCGCAGAGCTTCGCGCCGAGCTTGCCCCGTGGCGACCGGCCGACCAACTCGTGTACATCTCCGACATCCGGCGCGCGTCTGCCGAACTCGGCTGGAGGCCCAGGACGCCGCTGCGCGATGGCCTGAGCGCGTTGCGCGACTGGCTGATGCGGTACGAGCCACAGGTGGCGCCGGTCGATGAATGAGTCACACGCGTCGTCAGGCCGTGACGCGCGCTGGCGCCGGGTGCTGCGCGGGCATCTGCAGCAGGTGCCCGCGTTCCGTGCCTTGATCCGGACGATCGAGTGCCGCCTGATCGCGGAGGCGGGACGTCTCGAACCACGACTGCTCGATGTCGGTTGCGGCGACGGGCTGTTAGCGGCGTTCGCCTTCGACCACCCCGTGGCGGCCGGCATCGACGCCGATGCCCCACGTCTCATCGAGGCGCGTCTCCGGGGGCGACACACCATCTGCGTGCGCGCTCGGGCGGAGCACCTCCCGTTTGCGACCGGCGCGTTCTCGGCCGTCGTCGCCAACTGCGTGCTCGAACACGTCGAGGGACTCGACGCCGCACTGGGTGAGATCGCCCGCGTCGTGCGCGCAGACGGGCGGCTCGTCTTCGGCGTACCCGGGCCCCGCTTCGGGGCGTTTCTCTGGGTCTCCACGCAGCTGACGCGAGTCGGTGCCCACAGGCTCGCCGATGCCTACGCCCGCTGGTTCCACCGGCACTCCCTGCACCACCACGTACACGACGCCGGCGTGTGGCGCCGGCGTCTCGAGCATCACGGCTTTGTCGTCGACCGCATGCGGCCCTACATGAGCCGCCGCGCTCACGCGCTGTTCGATCTCGCGCACTACGCGAGCGTGGCGAGGCTCGTGCGATGGCGTCTCACCGGACGATGGGTGGGCAATCCCGACGGGCCCGTGAATCGATGGTGGGAGCGACGGCTTGCGCGTCACGTCATCGACGACCCGGAGGAGGGTGCGTACCTGTTCTTCGAGGCACACCGATCGCCTCGGACCGCGAGTTCGAGCGGCGCCCCGCCGAGCGGGGTCGGCACGCTCGTCCCGTAGCGCGCGTGGAGCATCCGGTGTTCGACACAGCCCTTCAGTTCCGCCACGGCCAGCGTCGTCACGACGAGCAGGAACGAGAGCGCAAAGCGCGACGGTCGAGTACTGGAGACTCGTCCTGCAGGCGTGTCGACGGAGATTCCAGTCCGGAGGCCGAGCGCAAAGCGCGACGGCCGAGCAGTGGAGCGTCGTGGTGCCAGGCTGTCGGGGGGATTCGAGCCCGAAGACCGAGCGCGAAGCGCGATGGTCGAGGGCCTGAAGACGCCCACCCACATCCAACTCGCCAAAGGCGAGTTGGGGTGGGTGAGGGGATTCGAACCCCCAACATCCGGAGCCACAGTCCGGCGCTCTGCCCTTGAGCTACACCCACCGTGCACGGTGTCCCGGCGCGTCCACGTACGCCGGTGCAGCACACGAGTATAGCACCCGCCGCCGGTCCGTACGCTTCACGTTTCCTGCCCCCGGGCCGAATACCGGAACAGCGCCATGCGGTCGGCGCGGCCGGAGCATTGGTGACAACGCAGCCCTGGGGAAGGATCGTCGTCGGAAGCACGTGCGCGCTGTTGAGCGCCGCGGCGACGGCACATGCCCAGACGACGTCGTCCGACATCCCCTCGTCTGGCGTCCAGATCGCCCTCGCCGGCCTGACGGCGCTGGTGTCCGGGTGGGGACTCACCAGGTACCGCCGGATGCGCCGCGAGGTGGCGGCCAAGGTCCGCGCCGAAGCGATCTCCGCACGCCGCCGCGAAGAGGCGGAGGAGGCGCTGCGTGCCACGGAGCGCCAGATGCGGCAGCTCGTGCACTCGGTGAAGGCCATCGTCTGGCGCATGGACGTGGCGACCGAGCGCTTCACCTTCGTCAGCCAGGAGGCCGAGCAGTTGCTCGGGTATCCCGTGGGCCGGTGGACGGCCGACGCTGGTGCGTTTGCCGCCATCCTCCACACCGACGATCGCGACTGGGTGGGCCGCTATCGTCGCCGTGCCACGCAGGAGCGGCGCGATCACACGATGGACTACCGCGTGTTCTCGCAGGACGGACGGCTCGTCTGGTTGCGCGACATCGTGTCGGTCATCGTCGAAGATGGTGCGCCGCGCGAACTGATTGGCGTGATGGTGGACATCTCGGAGTACAAGGCCGCCGAGGAAGCGCTCGAAGCCGCGCACGCGCAGGCCCTCGCGGCCACGCGAGCCAAATCCGAGTTCCTGGCGTCCATGAGCCACGAGATCCGCACGCCCATGAACGCGGTGATCGGCATCACGGATCTGCTGCTCGACACGCCGCTCTCCGACGAGCAGCGACAGCTCCTGGAGACGGTGCGCACGTCGGGCGACGTCCTCCTCAACGTGATCAACGACGTCCTCGACTTCTCGAAGGTCGAGTCGGGCAGGCT includes the following:
- a CDS encoding NAD-dependent epimerase/dehydratase family protein, with protein sequence MARVLVTGGAGFIGSRYVHRAVGRGDRVTILDDLSRSGSAGRMQWLREELGTAAVDLVRVSVTDADAVAACCRDSDLVVHLAGQVAVTDSMRDPRHDFEVNALGTLNVLEGLRRHAPRARLVHASTNKVYGALARCPVEEAATRYVLSTRPHGIDESEPLDPQTPYACSNAAADQYVRDYARLYGLRAVVFRQSCIYGPGQFGSEDQGWVAWLMRAALRGDEVRIFGDGKQVRDLLYVDDLLDAFDLAMQRVDRTAGRAYNVGGGPGTSSSIWHEFRGQLADVTGAELRAELAPWRPADQLVYISDIRRASAELGWRPRTPLRDGLSALRDWLMRYEPQVAPVDE
- a CDS encoding class I SAM-dependent methyltransferase, with the translated sequence MNESHASSGRDARWRRVLRGHLQQVPAFRALIRTIECRLIAEAGRLEPRLLDVGCGDGLLAAFAFDHPVAAGIDADAPRLIEARLRGRHTICVRARAEHLPFATGAFSAVVANCVLEHVEGLDAALGEIARVVRADGRLVFGVPGPRFGAFLWVSTQLTRVGAHRLADAYARWFHRHSLHHHVHDAGVWRRRLEHHGFVVDRMRPYMSRRAHALFDLAHYASVARLVRWRLTGRWVGNPDGPVNRWWERRLARHVIDDPEEGAYLFFEAHRSPRTASSSGAPPSGVGTLVP